The nucleotide sequence GCAGCGAGAACAGTAGGGGCAAGAGCAATCCTTTCACCTCTAGCTAAACGAACAGcgattggtataacatgtttgGAGATACAACGACGAGATCTAGCTGGGAAAACGAAAAACGAAAGCCACAGAACAAGAAAAGCTTCATGCTCCATCTGATCACCTCTACCAAAGAAGATCGATTTCCATGATCTTAAGCTCACTCTCTCACCTCTGATAGCTTTCTTTAGTCTAAATTTCTCAAGTTTCGCTGCGGAAGCTCTCATCTCTGAGGTTTGTAAAGGAGCAAAAGCAGGGGAACCCAAAACAGAAAACCCTAGAAGCACCGTAACATCCTCTAACGTAATCGTAGCTTCACCCCATGGGAAGATGAAAGATTTGGTATCGGAACACCATTTCTCGGAAACGGAGAAGATCAGAGACGGGCTTTTCGTGATATTGTAAGTAGATGCCTTGATTGCTTCAAAAATCCCAGCTTTTTTCCAAATGGGTTTATACAAAGCTTCCATTTTTCCAAGCCAAGATACGAAATGACGCTCTGCGAACCAAAACCCAGAGAAGAAATCTCTTGAAGTCTCTAGCTGCAGAGAAGTATCAGAGCGACGTTGATCTTCGTGACGGGGAAGCTTGGCTACAGTAACAGAGCCATCAATGGAGGTAGAGAAGGGTTTAAGGAAATGGGCTTTTCTCAAGCAACGGGCTTTGCCGCCGTTGTCATCAGAAGAAACCAtcaattcttctctctcttcgaTGATGAGATTCTCcatgagtgatgatgatggcAATGCCATGGTGGGagtagaagaaggaagaaaactaGGGATTTGGAAGATCAAAAGATGAAGACTTTAATTTGCTATATGCACGGAAAAGGAAAGATGCAATTTTTTCGTGGAAGATGCAAATgtagttagaaaaaaataaaggtttTAGAGAGACCGAACGGAACGCGGTTGTTTTATTTGGCAGACGAATATGGCTGACTcatcatcaatcaaaaaaaGTATCCATAACCCatcaatttcatttttgtgtaaattttttcaaacatttattatttactaaaaaaatcaaaacatcatttattatttaactaaacaTGATTCAACCAACAATATAACTTAAACAACCTATAGAGAGTATAgtagttgtcaaaaaaaaaaaaaactatagagtATAGTAGAGTATAATGATGTTAATATGGTCAAATCCACCCCATTTAACTTTTAACGCATATAACTTATATAAATCCATTTAAGTTTAAACCCAATTTAGTTTTGCCCATTCAAATATGTCTTTACCCATAAACCCATTTAACTCCAtataaactgattttttttttttttgaagatgtaatatttcaataaaagggaaaaaagcttaaaaatacctcatttattttttatttggaaatttaatacttcgtcttttttggttagaagaaaaatacttcatttaattaaaacgtgTGATTTAATactcaaactaataaattttgttagtttcatacttacgatttttttgacaaaaataaaattccgtCTTTACCATTACTAtgtcaattaataattaattttaaatgatatggtattaatttatatggtattaaaattaataattaattttaaatgatatggtattaatttataattttatttgaattaaaattaataaaaagaaatattaaataaatttaattttaattcaaataaacctataaattaaaaaaattcttgggtttacaaaagagtgattagggtttagattttacaattaaacaaaattatatgtcagtttgggtttacaaaatagtggttagggtttagattttataattaaacaaaattatatgtcggtttgggtttacaaatgagtggttagggtttagattttacaatcaaacaaatttatatgtcggtttgggtttataaaagagtggttagggtttagattttaaaattaaagaaaattatatgtcggtttgggtttataaaagagtggttagagtttagattttacaattaaacaaaattgtatttcaatttgggtttataaaaaaatgattagggtttaaattacacaattaaacaaaattatatgtcggtttgggtttataaaaaagtaatttagatttacatattataattaaaactataatataatgtttagaattaataactttaaaattgaatgatacacatattttgttttttaattaataatttgtttccttaattaagtgggggtgaacccaagaa is from Camelina sativa cultivar DH55 chromosome 20, Cs, whole genome shotgun sequence and encodes:
- the LOC104770178 gene encoding uncharacterized protein LOC104770178, whose translation is MALPSSSLMENLIIEEREELMVSSDDNGGKARCLRKAHFLKPFSTSIDGSVTVAKLPRHEDQRRSDTSLQLETSRDFFSGFWFAERHFVSWLGKMEALYKPIWKKAGIFEAIKASTYNITKSPSLIFSVSEKWCSDTKSFIFPWGEATITLEDVTVLLGFSVLGSPAFAPLQTSEMRASAAKLEKFRLKKAIRGERVSLRSWKSIFFGRGDQMEHEAFLVLWLSFFVFPARSRRCISKHVIPIAVRLARGERIALAPTVLAALYKDLGQLSDFVRGKCVGKVNLRSLFKLVQVWAWERFRNIRPMPRDIPKGEPRIAQWDSLSQGSKEVKQRRRRQ